Proteins co-encoded in one Megalops cyprinoides isolate fMegCyp1 chromosome 1, fMegCyp1.pri, whole genome shotgun sequence genomic window:
- the LOC118790118 gene encoding galanin receptor 2b-like, with amino-acid sequence MADHEDFNKIGGPGNVSENYQFNPASMIVSVVFSLIFLLGTIGNSLVLAVLLRNGQMGHNTTNLFILNLSVADFFFIIFCVPFQATIYSLEGWVFGSFMCKAVHFFINLTMYASSFTLAAVSVDRYLAIRYPLRSRELRTPCNAVAAMAVIWGLSLVFAGPYLSYYDLIDFANGNVCVPGWEEYNRKVLDTCTFVFGYVIPVLIVSLSYTRTIKYLWTAVDPLDGMSESKRAKRKVTKMIIIVTVLFCICWLPYHVVILCYLYGDFPFNQTTYAFRLLSHCMAYANSCLNPIVYALVSKHFRKGFKKVFSCILSKKARNKVHVVHVANTVPGFEAGSTEVSQMNEENARQNDCEMGNRSPVVAQEAKMTATLPYQRES; translated from the exons ATGGCGGATCACGAGGACTTCAATAAGATCGGAGGGCCCGGGAACGTTTCGGAGAACTACCAGTTCAATCCAGCCAGCATGATCGTGTCCGTGGTGTTCTCGCTCATCTTTCTTCTTGGCACCATTGGGAACAGCCTGGTGTTGGCAGTGCTCCTAAGGAATGGACAGATGGGACACAACACCACCAACCTATTCATCCTCAACCTCAGCGTGGCCGActtcttcttcatcatcttctGTGTACCGTTCCAGGCCACCATCTACTCCCTGGAGGGCTGGGTGTTCGGCTCCTTCATGTGCAAAGCTGTGCATTTCTTCATCAACCTCACCATGTATGCCAGCAGCTTCACGCTTGCCGCAGTCTCTGTTGACAG GTATCTGGCAATTCGCTATCCTCTGAGGTCTAGAGAACTGAGAACACCTTGTAATGCGGTTGCTGCCATGGCAGTCATCTGGGGTCTGTCTCTGGTCTTCGCAGGGCCATACTTAAGCTACTACGACCTGATTGACTTTGCTAACGGCAATGTGTGCGTTCCCGGGTGGGAAGAATATAACCGCAAAGTGCTGGACACCTGTACTTTTGTGTTTGGCTATGTGATCCCTGTGCTCATCGTCAGCCTCTCCTACACCCGGACCATAAAATACCTCTGGACAGCTGTGGACCCCCTGGACGGGATGTCCGAGTCCAAGAGGGCCAAGCGCAAGGTCACCAAAATGATCATCATCGTCACTGTGCTCTTCTGCATCTGCTGGCTGCCCTACCACGTGGTGATCCTGTGCTACCTGTACGGAGACTTCCCCTTCAACCAGACCACCTATGCCTTCAGGCTGCTCTCCCACTGCATGGCCTACGCCAACTCCTGCCTCAACCCCATCGTCTACGCCCTGGTGTCCAAGCACTTCCGCAAGGGCTTCAAGAAGGTGTTCAGCTGCATTCTGAGCAAAAAGGCAAGGAACAAGGTGCACGTCGTGCACGTGGCCAACACTGTTCCCGGATTTGAAGCTGGGTCAACAGAGGTGTCCCAGATGAATGAAGAAAATGCTCGGCAGAATGATTGTGAAATGGGTAACCGTTCTCCTGTCGTTGCACAAGAGGCCAAGATGACAGCCACCTTGCCCTACCAGCGGGAGTCTTGA